CGCGTGGTCCGACTGCGCGAGCTGGCCGACCAGGCCCGGCCGCTGGTGCCGCAGGTGGTGCAGCGCCAGCAGCAGCGCTTCCTCGAACGCTGGCAGGAGGCGCTCAGCGCCGCCGGCGCCGGCGGCAGCGTCTCCCCGCAGGCGCTGCAGGAACGCGCCCTCGGCGAAGCCGCCACCTACGCCCTGCGCATCGACGTCGCCGAGGAGCTCGCCCGCCTGGGCTCGCACCTGGACGAGATCGAGCGCCTGCTCAAGGCCGGCGGCGAGGTGGGCAAGCGGCTCGACTTCCTGATCCAGGAGCTGCAGCGCGAGGCCAACACCCTGGGCTCGAAGTCCGCCGCGCTGGAGCTCACCGGCCTCTCGGTGGAGATGAAGGTCGCCATCGAGCAAATGCGCGAGCAGGTGCAGAACTTGGAGTGAGGTTTCAGGGGGTCCCAAGGGATCCCCGATATCACGCTAACCTGCTGTCGTATAAGGATATTTTGTCCCGGGCCGTCCCAGGGCGTCGCAGCGAAGCGCGCGCAACCTGTGGGGTTTACTGTGGGGTTTTTCGGGTTCGCGGCGCTCATCGCCCGTCTTCCCGACAAAAACCCCCGCAGCCTCACAGGAGCCTTTGGGACATGAACAGACAGCAACGACCCCTCACTGATCGCGAGCTCAAGGCCTGGCTTGCTGCCGGCGCCGTCGATCGCGGCGTCGGCGAAGGACTGACATTCGTCGCGAGCGTCGCCGCGGCACAGGCCGGGAAGGCTTCGTGGATCCTTCGCTACCGCATGAACGGTCGGGCCAAGGAGAAGGTCCTCGGCCGCTACCCCGAGTTGTCGCTGAAAGATGCTCGGGAGCAAACCAGGCAGGACCGGGCGCGGATCGAACGCGGCATCGACGTTGCGGCGGCCAAGCAGGCCGAGAAGGCACTGGTGCTCGAAGTACCCACCGTGGAGCGGCTCGGTCAAGCTTGGTTCGCGCGGTACATCCAGCCTCGCTACAAGCATCCGGAGGTCGTCGCGCGCGTGCTGCGCAAGCACATCAATCCGGTGATCGGGGCCGTCGCCCCGCCCGACGTGCAGCCGGCTCACGTGGACCGTGTGCTCACACGCATCGTCGCCGGTGGTGCTCCGACGGTCGCCAACGACGCTTTGCGCTACATGAGTCGCATGTTCCGGATGGCTGTGCGCAATCACTGGATTGAGCGCAACCCAGCGGCCGACTTCGACCTCGTAGACGCAGGCGGCGACGAGGCCTCGCGCGACCGCTGGCTAACCATCGAAGAGCTTCAGCAACTCGCCCAATCCATGCGGACTACGCCCAACTTCGGGCGTGAGAACGAGCTGGCGGTATGGCTCCTGCTTGCGCTCTGCGTTCGCAAGATGGAGTTGCTGTCCGCGAGATGGGACGCTTTCGATCTCGATGCAGGTGTATGGACCCTTGCACGCGAGAACACGAAGACCCGCTCGTCGATCCGCATCCCGCTGGCGAAGCCCGTCATCGCCTGGCTGGAGGAAGCCAGAGTGTTCTCCTTCGGTAAGCCCTACGTCTTTCCGGCCCGCCGTCTGGTCCGGTCGCGCATGGGCGAGGCGCGCAAGAATCGGTACGCCCATGTGGGGCCTGACACCTTGAACGTCGCACTGCGGCGCCTAAAGCTGCTCGACATCGAACACTTCACCGTGCACGACATGCGACGCACAGCACGGACGCACCTCGCAGGGCTCGGGGTAGATCGCTTCGTCGCCGAGCGGTCGCTGAACCACAAGCTGGGCAATATCGAAGGCATCTACGACCGGCACGACTACTTCTCCGAGCGAGCTGCCGCACTGGCGGCGTGGGCGTCTCTCTTGGCGAAGGTGGAACGGGGCCTGGTGCCCGTCGTGCCTTCGAAGCCATCGCGCCCTGCGGCAAAGCGGGCCGCGCGCGAGCGCGCGCCCGTGGACGGCTAGAAGACGAAGACGGCCGCGTCTGCAGGATTTCGGGCCGAATCCGGCGTGCGATTGCCGCTGCTGGGGTCCTAGAGTTGGCGGCATGCCTCTCATTGGAGACCGACCGTGCAACGCAACCCGTCCGCCCGATCGCCACGCAACTCGGACGCTGTGACGCCGCTTCTCGTGCGTATGCCCACCGTGATGCGGCTCACGGGCCTCGGCCGCTCGACGATCTATCGTATGGTGGTGGCGCGGAAGTTTCCGAGCCCGGTCCGCCTGGGACCTCGCGCGGTGGCGTGGCGCCAGTCGGATCTCGACGAGTGGAGCGAGTCGCGCCCGGCCGTCACACACTGAGCGACGCCACCAGCTTCAACCCGTAGGCGAAGAGAACCACGAGCGCGAGCCAGCGTCCCCATCGCCAGGTGGTGAAGTGGTAGCGGTGGTTCTCGACCACCGCGCGTGCTGCACGCCGTACCGCTACGACGCCGCACCACGCCAACGCGCACTGGCCCACCAGTCCGAGCGGTATCGACAGACCAAGGAGCCACGCCGCCCACGCCGCGGGCCAGGCGACAGCGTCGACGAACGCGAGAACCCGCCGTCCCGGCCAGACCTGGGCGTCGGGCGATGGCGCCCGCGCAAAGATCACCCACATCGCCCTTCTCCTCAGCGGGCAGGCGCTGAAACTCGCCCGCCCTCGTTCAGCTGCTACGTGCAGGCGGCGGCCTTCAGCGGCTCCGGCAACCACCCTTGCCGGTGAGCTTCGTCGCCGCCAAGGTGGCCAGCTCGCCCTTCTTCATGCCAGCCGCCGACGCCTCCGACCCGGCACCGCCCTCCCGCAGCGCCTGCGCGATCTGCGCCTTCGACACGTGGTTCAGGAAGGCCTCCGGCGTCGGCTCCCACCATTGCCGCATGTCGAGACCGGCGAGGCGCCCGAGCGCACTGGCCGCACTCGCCTGTCCGGTCGGCACGAGCGCCAGGCTCGCAGCGCACAGGCCGAGCAGGTCGAGCAACTCCGGCTGAGGGAGGGCGGCAAGCCAATTCAGCCATTCGCTCTCAGCCTGCGGCAGGCGCCCGAGCCACTCCGCGCGACGCGCCTCCAGGCTGGTCCATGCCCGTCCGGCCAGCAGGTCGTCCGCGGCGCGCAGCAGTTCATGCCGCGGCGGCCGAGCCGTGACCTGCAACGCCGACCGAGCGTCCAGGCCGAGGCGCTCGAACACCTGCAGCGCCAGGGCGTGCGTCAAGGCCACCAGCGGCGCACGGGCGTCCTTCGCCAGCACGGCCTGCAGCGCCGCGGTGCGATGCGCGGCAAGCCGGCGCAGCAGCGTTTCGCTGAACGGCGCGCGTGCCTCGGCGGGCTCGGCCATTCCCGCTTCAAGTGCGCCCGACTCGTCTCCCTGCTTCCGGGAGGTCCGGCTTCGCGCCTCGGCCTTCGTCGCTTGCCGATCCTCCGGGCGCACCAGGCCGCGGATGATCTAGACGGACCCATCACGACCCACGGTGACGATGACCTCGGCGTGCGCCTTATCGTCGCCGCGCCAGACCTGGCGCGCTTCCTTGATGGCCTTGCGCCGTGCCTCGAGGTCCTACTCTTCGAGGTCGATGCGCTCGCCATCGGTCGGCGTCCAGGTAGGTGCACGCGTTCTGCGGGCGCTGAAGCACAGTGAGGTGCTGGCAGCCCTGGCCGCTCGTCCCGACATGTCCGGTAAGACGGTCAACAACTACGTCAGCGTGCTGCGTCTAGCTTGCGCGCTGGCTGTCGTCGACCGACTGTTGACCGTCAATCCGGTTGACGGAGTGCCGTCGGCGGCATGGCAGCGTGACCCACCCGATCCGTTCACACGGGAGGAGGCAGAAGCAATCATCGCTGCCATGCCCGAAGGCCAGGAGCGAAATTTGATCGAGTGGCGCTTTTTCACGGGGGTTCGTACCAGCGAGATGAACCGCCCCGGATTTCGAGGAGGCTCAACACTCTGAGAGGATTGAGCCATGAGCAAGTCGAACAAGTTTTCGCCCGAGATGCGTGAGCGCGCGGTGAGGATGGTGCAGGAGCACCGAGGGGAGTACCCATCGCTGTGGTCAGCCATCGAGTCAATTGCGCCGAAGATCGGCTGCGTGCCGCAGACGCTGAACGAATGGGTCAGGCGCGCGGAGGTTGATTCCGGTGTGCGCGAGGGCGTGACGACGAGCGAGGCCAGCGCGTGAAGGACCTTGAACGCGAGGTGCGCGAGCCGCGCAAGGCCAACGAGATCCTGAAGCTGGCCAGCGCGTTTTTCGCCCAGGCGGAGCTCGACCGCCGCATCAAGTCCTGAAGGCTTTCGTCGACCGGCATCGCCAGCGGTTCGGGGTCGAGTCGATCTGTCGCGTCGTGCAGATCGCCCCGTCGGCGTACTGGCGCCATGCGGCTGGCCGGCGCAACCCGGCGCTGTGCTCGCCTCGCGCGCAGCGCGACGCGTGCCTGATGCCCCAGGTCCGGCGCGTCTGGCAGGCCAACATGCAGGTCTATGGCGCCGACAAGGTCTGGCGTCAGCTCAACCGCGAAGGCGTGGCGGTGGCGCGCTGCACTGTCGAACGGCTGATGCGCCAAGAAGGACTGCAGGGCGTGCGCCGCGGCAAGGCGGTGCGCACCACGGTCTCTGACCCCAAGGCGGCATGCCCGCTGGATCGGGTCAACCGGCAATTCCGCGCCGAGCGGCCCAACCAGCTCTGGGTCTCGGACTTCACCTATGTGTCGACCTGACAGGGCTGGGTCTACGTGGCGTTCGTGGTGGACGTCTTCAGCCGGCGCATCGTGGGCTGGCGCCAGAGCAGTTCGATGCACACCGAGTTCGTGCTCGATGCGCTGGAGCAGGCCCTGTACGACCGCAAGCCGACCGAAGAGGACGGGCTCGTACACCACTCGGATCGCGGCTCGCAGTACCTGTCCATCGGAACTGGCGACGCTGGAATGGGTCGCTTGGTTCAACCACCACCGACTGATGGAGCCGCTGGGCCATCTGCCGCCGGCCAAGTTCGAGGCCAACTAGCATCGGCAACGCGCCGGTCAGGCCGCAACCGTCTGACTTAAACCAACGGGCCTCCGCGGAAGCCGGGGCGGTTCAGGCAACGTTCAGCGAACGAGACGACCTCTGAGGCCGTGACGACGAAGTGATCCAGCACCCGCTCGTCGACGAGCGCCAGCGTGGTCTTGAGCGTCTGCGTGAGGAGCTCATCGGCCCTGCTGGGCTCGGCCGTCCCGGACGGGTAGCTGTGGGCCAGGATCACCGCCGCGGCGTTCAAACGCAGCGACTCCTTGACGACCTCGCGCGCGCAGACCGAGGTCTGCGACACCGTGCCGCGGGACATCGGCTTGAGTTGGATCACCGTGTGCTGTGCATCCAGGAAGAGCACGCGAAAGACCTCGTCCCCCAAGCATCCCATTCTCCAGTCTTAGGTATCCTTGACCGCCTGAGGCGAGTTCGTCGTCGCGCCGCGTCGAACCCTGTGCGCCAGCACCCGGCGAGCATGCTGCAGCACCTCGTCGGCACTAGCAGACCGGCACTGTTCATCGGCCTCGCGAACGTGCAGGCTATTGCTGCCAGCAGGCTGCACAGATGAAGAGATTAAATGCGACATGACGCACTCCGGTCGGTGTCGGGCGGGATTGCGCGAGACCGGAGTACCACGGCGCAGCGAAGCCGTAAGGGTTTGAAGACGGCCTTAGGCCGAAAGCGCTCGCCCGCGAGCGAGCTGACCTTGACGGCAAGAAAGGGGTAGCGTGGATCGACAAGGCAAACCACCCGCCGCACGCCACCCTATCAAGTGGTGATGACTGCCGGCCATGCCGGCCCAACCGAGTTGCGTGAGGGATGCCGGCCCGACAAGGGCCTGGCCCATCGCTGCCATGCCCGGAAGCTCAGGTGCGCAACATGGTCGAGTCGCGCTTTTTCACCGGGGTTTGCACCAACGAGATGGCAGGGCTGCACTGGAGGTCAGTAGACGTGGCCGGAATGTGCAGGGCCAACACCGTAACGTCGATTCCCTTCTAGGTGACTCGGCCCCTTTCCGGTATCCGAGGCAGCCACTGCACTGACTTTGAGGGCGACTCGTAAGTGGGAATCCATGTCGATTCGAACCGGCACAGCCACTTCTTGCAATGCGAAGAAAAACTGTCTGCAGCCAGCAGGATGCAGACGGTGCAGGAACTACCGGCCCGCTCCGCGAGCGTTGCGGGCCGGCCAGGTTACTGTTGTCGGCAGATTTAGCAGAAAGTCCTTAGTTGTCAAAGGACAAGGCGCCGAGGGCAAGGAGCTGAGGCGATGAGTACCAGCCACCGTCATACATCACGCTGCAGCGGATGATTTTTGCGTCGCTGTCCAGCACCAGCGCCGACATGCCGGAGCGGGTCGGCGCCCCGGGGGCCGAGACCCACTCGACGGCGCCGCCGGCGTCGTTGCCGGCAAGGTGCCGCAGCGTCGATCCAGTCCCGTGAGGCAACTGGGTGATGGCGCGATCAAAATAGCGCTTGATCTGACGCGCACCCTGCAGGCGCAGGCGAAGCGCCGTGTCTTCGTAGATTGCGTCTTCGGAAAACAAGGCGACGGCCGCGGCAGCGTTGCCGATGCCCAGGGTCTGAGCAAGTTGCTGGCCCGTCGTCTTGAATCGGTAGCTGGCACGGGCGGGGACCTGGGACTCGCGCAGGTTGAGCAACTGCGTCTTCGGCAAGCCGAAGTTGTTTTCCCAGC
The sequence above is a segment of the Aquabacterium sp. J223 genome. Coding sequences within it:
- a CDS encoding AlpA family transcriptional regulator, giving the protein MPTVMRLTGLGRSTIYRMVVARKFPSPVRLGPRAVAWRQSDLDEWSESRPAVTH
- a CDS encoding JAB domain-containing protein, giving the protein MGCLGDEVFRVLFLDAQHTVIQLKPMSRGTVSQTSVCAREVVKESLRLNAAAVILAHSYPSGTAEPSRADELLTQTLKTTLALVDERVLDHFVVTASEVVSFAERCLNRPGFRGGPLV
- a CDS encoding site-specific integrase; the encoded protein is MNRQQRPLTDRELKAWLAAGAVDRGVGEGLTFVASVAAAQAGKASWILRYRMNGRAKEKVLGRYPELSLKDAREQTRQDRARIERGIDVAAAKQAEKALVLEVPTVERLGQAWFARYIQPRYKHPEVVARVLRKHINPVIGAVAPPDVQPAHVDRVLTRIVAGGAPTVANDALRYMSRMFRMAVRNHWIERNPAADFDLVDAGGDEASRDRWLTIEELQQLAQSMRTTPNFGRENELAVWLLLALCVRKMELLSARWDAFDLDAGVWTLARENTKTRSSIRIPLAKPVIAWLEEARVFSFGKPYVFPARRLVRSRMGEARKNRYAHVGPDTLNVALRRLKLLDIEHFTVHDMRRTARTHLAGLGVDRFVAERSLNHKLGNIEGIYDRHDYFSERAAALAAWASLLAKVERGLVPVVPSKPSRPAAKRAARERAPVDG